One Apium graveolens cultivar Ventura unplaced genomic scaffold, ASM990537v1 ctg8090, whole genome shotgun sequence DNA window includes the following coding sequences:
- the LOC141704662 gene encoding glycosyltransferase BC10-like, translating to MNSYFETSFQMYLHTFVIFSLIVVSCFIFGIILNFSNRDVPFYYRISHFVTEKEAKERVDLPETMHIDPNGTQKNTILTFDQNPSHIQVMHNMSDVELASRALSADHENDQTVIVPKIAFMFLARGDLPLAPLWDLFFKGHEGLYSIYVHTQPTFNGTFPANSVFYGRRIPSKKVEWGKFSMIEAEKRLLANALLDVSNQRFVLLSESCIPLFNFSTVYSYLINSKKIFVEAYDSPGAVGRGRYNYRMKPEITLEQWRKGSQWFQIDREIALEIISDRKYIALFRKFRKPACYSDEHYIPTLVSIKFWERNSNRTLTWVDWATGLPAHPTRFARTLVTVEMLKGMRDGKKCTYNGKDTNICYLFARKFLPNALDRLLKMAPKIMRF from the exons ATGAACTCATATTTTGAAACTTCTTTTCAAATGTATCTCCACACCTTTGTAATTTTTTCTTTGATTGTTGTTTCTTGTTTTATCTTCGGAATCATACTAAATTTCTCGAATAGAGACGTTCCCTTTTATTATCGAATCAGCCACTTTGTCACCGAGAAGGAGGCGAAAGAAAGAGTTGATCTGCCTGAAACCATGCATATCGACCCAAATGGTACTCAAAAGAACACGATTTTAACGTTTGATCAAAACCCGAGTCATATTCAAGTAATGCATAACATGAGTGATGTTGAATTGGCCTCAAGGGCTCTCAGCGCTGATCATGAAAATGATCAAACTGTGATCGTCCCGAAAATTGCATTCATGTTCCTAGCAAGAGGAGATCTGCCTTTAGCTCCATTGTGGGACTTGTTCTTTAAAGGCCATGAAGGGCTTTACTCCATATATGTGCATACTCAACCAACTTTTAATGGAACCTTTCCAGCAAACTCGGTGTTTTATGGTCGCAGAATCCCAAGCAAG AAGGTAGAATGGGGAAAATTCAGCATGATAGAAGCTGAAAAACGCCTACTAGCCAACGCCTTACTCGACGTCTCAAACCAGAGATTTGTCCTCCTCTCTGAATCATGCATTCCACTCTTCAACTTCTCGACAGTATATTCTTACCTCATCAATTCCAAGAAAATCTTTGTTGAAGCTTATGATTCGCCAGGCGCGGTTGGTAGAGGACGATACAATTACAGAATGAAGCCAGAGATAACGCTTGAACAGTGGAGAAAAGGATCTCAATGGTTTCAAATAGACCGTGAAATTGCATTGGAAATAATCTCCGATCGCAAGTACATTGCTCTGTTCAGGAAGTTCAGGAAGCCTGCATGTTACTCAGATGAACATTATATTCCAACTCTAGTTAGCATCAAGTTCTGGGAGAGGAATTCTAATAGGACTCTGACATGGGTCGATTGGGCCACGGGGCTCCCTGCACATCCAACTAGATTCGCGAGAACGCTAGTGACAGTTGAGATGTTGAAGGGGATGAGGGATGGCAAGAAATGTACTTATAATGGTAAGGACACTAATATCTGTTACTTGTTTGCAAGGAAGTTTCTCCCTAATGCACTGGATAGGTTACTTAAAATGGCGCCGAAGATCATGAGGTTTTAA
- the LOC141704655 gene encoding glycosyltransferase BC10-like, with protein sequence MGEEKQQSASTANSVNGSLQLRHVLTFLFVVVGSCIAIASLSLTSFSFILRSQMLSRFSLQPSALFLPQPPLPSLPVPLVNIPRAYYSDYSVSDKENVTHNMDDDELFLRALTVPQNQEYADDYTPKVSFMFLIKGPLPLAPLWEKFFEGHEGFYSIYVHSDPSYNESLSEDESVFRGRRIPSKKVEWGQFNMIEAEKRLLGNALLDASNQRFVLLSESCIPLFNFSTVYSYLINSTQTFVESYDLPGSVGQGRYNPLMQPEITLQQWRKGSQWFQMDRELALEIISDNKYMPLFKKFCEPPCYSDEHYIPTVTSMKFSVRNTNRTLTWVEWAKVSAHPTRFGKMHVTDELLNGIRSGGNCTYNGKETNVCWLFARKFRPDTLHRLLKMASEIMKF encoded by the exons ATGGGCGAGGAAAAACAACAATCAGCATCTACTGCAAATTCTGTTAATGGAAGTTTGCAGTTGAGGCATGTCTTGACTTTCCTTTTCGTCGTTGTAGGATCCTGTATTGCAATAGCCAGTTTAAGCTTAACAAGCTTCTCATTTATATTAAGATCTCAGATGTTATCTCGTTTCTCGTTGCAACCATCAGCTTTATTTCTTCCTCAACCACCACTCCCTTCATTGCCTGTACCATTAGTGAACATCCCACGAGCTTATTACAGTGATTATTCGGTATCAGATAAAGAAAATGTGACACACAACATGGATGATGATGAATTGTTCCTGAGGGCTTTGACGgttcctcaaaatcaagaatatGCGGATGATTATACTCCTAAAGTTTCTTTCATGTTTTTGATAAAGGGGCCTTTGCCATTGGCTCCTCTCTGGGAGAAATTTTTTGAAGGCCATGAAGGGTTTTATTCGATTTACGTTCATTCGGATCCATCGTATAATGAATCATTATCAGAAGATGAATCTGTGTTCCGAGGAAGAAGAATTCCCAGCAAG AAGGTAGAATGGGGACAATTCAACATGATAGAAGCCGAAAAACGTCTACTAGGCAACGCATTACTCGACGCCTCAAACCAACGATTCGTCCTCCTCTCCGAATCATGCATTCCACTTTTCAACTTCTCAACAGTTTATTCATACCTCATCAACTCCACACAAACTTTTGTCGAATCCTATGATCTACCAGGCTCGGTTGGCCAAGGACGATACAATCCCCTAATGCAACCAGAAATAACGTTGCAACAGTGGAGAAAAGGATCACAGTGGTTTCAAATGGACCGCGAACTCGCACTGGAAATAATCTCTGACAATAAATATATGCCTTTGTTCAAGAAGTTCTGCGAGCCGCCATGTTACTCAGATGAACATTACATTCCGACTGTCACGAGCATGAAATTTTCTGTCAGGAATACGAATCGGACTTTGACTTGGGTTGAGTGGGCTAAGGTGAGCGCACATCCGACTAGATTCGGGAAAATGCATGTCACagatgagttgttgaatggaatAAGGAGCGGTGGGAACTGCACATACAATGGTAAAGAAACTAATGTTTGCTGGTTGTTTGCAAGGAAATTTCGCCCTGATACATTACATCGGTTACTTAAAATGGCATCAGAGATTATGAAGTTTTAA